The genomic segment TTTTAAGTAAATATTCTAAATTTTTTGGTGGcttttcataataatttcCTTCATTCATATTACAAGGATTgttatttgatttattttttttttcttcttcttcttcttcttcttttttatcttcttcttttttcgtCCAGTTATAAATTTTCCTTCTTCCGAGGGatgcattatatatatctgcatcatttttattatcacatttgttattattattaaacttGACACCTTCACAATATTCCTTACTTTCATCCTTTGCTTCCTCATATGATTCGTTTAAAacaatttcatttttttcttgtgatttataactttttttCGTTAAACGAGTGTAAGGCaaattattatgtaaaaCAAACATACAGGTACTTTTATTCATAGGTAGTAAACAGTGAAGATTTTTCCACTTCCTAGCTATGGTAACTTTTTTTCGATAATTCTTCGACGTATTTCTCCATCGAATTTTTAAatctttatatgttataaaattattcaaatttttttttttctcttcattAGGATGTATAGGTATCACCGGAGGATTGATTTTTCGTTTTCGATGTTTTCCCATCATAAGTTCCTATAACAAggtagaaaaaaagaaaatacaataaaattaatattgatATTATATGATGTAATGAGGACTTAGAAATATGGGATATTCATTAACcacacacacaaaaaaaataaaattatatatatatatatatatatatttatttattgtatatattttttaaacaacTCACTATTTTGTGACCCTCTTGTCTTCGACAAGGGTAATAAGTCAGCTTTCTCTTTCCTACAAATTAAAAaggaacatatataaatgtattcacatatatatatttttctttttttcgttcaaatatatttacctATACTttgtatcattatat from the Plasmodium falciparum 3D7 genome assembly, chromosome: 14 genome contains:
- a CDS encoding mitochondrial ribosomal protein L21 precursor, putative → MMGKHRKRKINPPVIPIHPNEEKKKNLNNFITYKDLKIRWRNTSKNYRKKVTIARKWKNLHCLLPMNKSTCMFVLHNNLPYTRLTKKSYKSQEKNEIVLNESYEEAKDESKEYCEGVKFNNNNKCDNKNDADIYNASLGRRKIYNWTKKEEDKKEEEEEEEKKNKSNNNPCNMNEGNYYEKPPKNLEYLLKKDKNDLFCIFKSNVTNEHKVVIGDIVQTERLHRKKAGDVIYFGTILFVGSPNFSIIGKPTIPYCKVKAVIEQITLSKEILSFRYKKVRRSSRFLRIKHWITILKIQDIIIELNQHTIHDERKKPLQILDLWANRWLYQKELNFMKFDEYNKPLADQIFNLIEHQPNTLHRRGLNKCYRYPPDPHVPLTY